From the Hevea brasiliensis isolate MT/VB/25A 57/8 chromosome 15, ASM3005281v1, whole genome shotgun sequence genome, one window contains:
- the LOC110670335 gene encoding uncharacterized protein LOC110670335 isoform X1 → MKKMERKVSPKLNIAIIHPDLGIGGAERLIVDAAVELGSHGHNVHIFTAHHDKNRCFEETVSGTFPVTVYGSFLPRHIFYRLHAVCAYLRCIFVAICLLFLWPSFDVILVDQVSVVIPLLKLKKSAKVVFYCHFPDLLLAQHTTFLRRLYRKPIDFVEEITTGMADMILVNSKFTASTFANTFNHLHSRGIQPAVLYPAVNVDQFDESHSYNLNFLSINRFERKKNIELAVSAFAMLHTLDKHALENHNLPDATLTIAGGYDKRLRENVEYLEELKSLAEREGVSHRVKFVTSCSTAERNALLSQCLCVIYTPKDEHFGIVPLEAMAAHKPVIACNSGGPVETVKDEVTGFLCDSTPKAFSLPMAKLIQDPQIAKRMGEQARKHATESFSTKIFGQHLNQYLISVAGNKED, encoded by the exons ATGaagaagatggagagaaaagtgAGCCCAAAATTGAATATCGCAATCATACACCCAGATCTTGGTATAG GTGGAGCTGAAAGATTGATTGTTGATGCGGCTGTTGAACTTGGCTCCCATGGCCACAATGTTCATATTTTTACAGCTCACCATGATAAAAACCGATGCTTTGAGGAAACTGTTTCTG GTACCTTTCCAGTTACTGTATATGGCTCTTTTCTACCTCGGCATATATTTTACCGTTTACATGCTGTATGTGCATACTTACGGTGTATTTTTGTTGCTATTTGCTTGCTGTTCCTGTGGCCATCATTTGATGTCATACTGGTAGATCAGGTTTCTGTTGTCATCCCACTGTTGAAACTTAAAAAATCAGCAAAG GTggtattttattgtcattttccgGATCTGTTACTAGCTCAACACACAACTTTTCTTCGGAGGTTATATAGAAAACCTATTGACTTTGTAGAAGAAATTACAACTG GAATGGCAGATATGATACTTGTTAATAGTAAATTTACTGCATCTACCTTTGCAAATACATTCAATCATCTCCATTCTCGAGGAATTCAACCTGCTGTTCTTTACCCAGCTGTCAATGTGGATCAGTTTGATGAATCTCATTCTTATAA CCTGAATTTTCTGTCCATCAACCGCTTTGAAAGGAAAAAGAACATAGAGTTGGCTGTTTCAGCATTtgctatgcttcacacccttgaTAAGCATGCTCTTGAAAATCATAATCTACCTGATGCCACTTTGACTATTGCAG GTGGATATGACAAACGACTGAGAGAAAATGTTGAGTACTTGGAGGAACTTAAAAGCTTAGCTGAAAGGGAAGGTGTGTCTCATCGAGTTAAGTTTGTCACATCTTGCTCAACAGCTGAAAGAAATGCTCTTCTTTCCCAATGCCTGTGTGTCATTTATACGCCAAAG GATGAACACTTTGGAATCGTACCATTGGAGGCAATGGCAGCTCATAAACCTGTTATTGCATGCAACAGTGGGGGTCCTGTGGAAACAGTAAAGGATGAAGTGACAGGCTTTCTTTGTGATTCTACTCCTAAAGCGTTTTCTCTGCCTATGGCTAAACTCATTCAGGATCCCCAGATTGCCAAGAGAATGGGTGAACAGGCACGGAAGCATGCCACTGAATCATTTTCTACAAAGATTTTTGGCCAGCATTTGAATCAGTACCTCATCAGCGTTGCTGGCAACAAGGAGGACTAA
- the LOC110670335 gene encoding uncharacterized protein LOC110670335 isoform X2, translating to MKKMERKVSPKLNIAIIHPDLGIGGAERLIVDAAVELGSHGHNVHIFTAHHDKNRCFEETVSDQVSVVIPLLKLKKSAKVVFYCHFPDLLLAQHTTFLRRLYRKPIDFVEEITTGMADMILVNSKFTASTFANTFNHLHSRGIQPAVLYPAVNVDQFDESHSYNLNFLSINRFERKKNIELAVSAFAMLHTLDKHALENHNLPDATLTIAGGYDKRLRENVEYLEELKSLAEREGVSHRVKFVTSCSTAERNALLSQCLCVIYTPKDEHFGIVPLEAMAAHKPVIACNSGGPVETVKDEVTGFLCDSTPKAFSLPMAKLIQDPQIAKRMGEQARKHATESFSTKIFGQHLNQYLISVAGNKED from the exons ATGaagaagatggagagaaaagtgAGCCCAAAATTGAATATCGCAATCATACACCCAGATCTTGGTATAG GTGGAGCTGAAAGATTGATTGTTGATGCGGCTGTTGAACTTGGCTCCCATGGCCACAATGTTCATATTTTTACAGCTCACCATGATAAAAACCGATGCTTTGAGGAAACTGTTTCTG ATCAGGTTTCTGTTGTCATCCCACTGTTGAAACTTAAAAAATCAGCAAAG GTggtattttattgtcattttccgGATCTGTTACTAGCTCAACACACAACTTTTCTTCGGAGGTTATATAGAAAACCTATTGACTTTGTAGAAGAAATTACAACTG GAATGGCAGATATGATACTTGTTAATAGTAAATTTACTGCATCTACCTTTGCAAATACATTCAATCATCTCCATTCTCGAGGAATTCAACCTGCTGTTCTTTACCCAGCTGTCAATGTGGATCAGTTTGATGAATCTCATTCTTATAA CCTGAATTTTCTGTCCATCAACCGCTTTGAAAGGAAAAAGAACATAGAGTTGGCTGTTTCAGCATTtgctatgcttcacacccttgaTAAGCATGCTCTTGAAAATCATAATCTACCTGATGCCACTTTGACTATTGCAG GTGGATATGACAAACGACTGAGAGAAAATGTTGAGTACTTGGAGGAACTTAAAAGCTTAGCTGAAAGGGAAGGTGTGTCTCATCGAGTTAAGTTTGTCACATCTTGCTCAACAGCTGAAAGAAATGCTCTTCTTTCCCAATGCCTGTGTGTCATTTATACGCCAAAG GATGAACACTTTGGAATCGTACCATTGGAGGCAATGGCAGCTCATAAACCTGTTATTGCATGCAACAGTGGGGGTCCTGTGGAAACAGTAAAGGATGAAGTGACAGGCTTTCTTTGTGATTCTACTCCTAAAGCGTTTTCTCTGCCTATGGCTAAACTCATTCAGGATCCCCAGATTGCCAAGAGAATGGGTGAACAGGCACGGAAGCATGCCACTGAATCATTTTCTACAAAGATTTTTGGCCAGCATTTGAATCAGTACCTCATCAGCGTTGCTGGCAACAAGGAGGACTAA